TAGTCGGGAAAAACAATACTCCTCCTATGCTTAGTTTGATTAGAACAGAATCCACAAGTGATACAAGGCAGCCCAGCAGTGGAAACAAGACCAGGGAAGGGAAGAAGACCATAGAGGAGAGGAGAGATTCATCTTCAGCAATCAAAAATCAAGTTGTGACATTAACACTCACACCTGATGATGTCAGAGCCTGTCAACTAGTAAGTTCTCATCAAACAACTCTTGATTCCAAGGTGGGTTGGTGTCTGTCTTGATGGTGACAGAGCTgtgttttaaatcatatatatatatatatatatttttgtagatTCTTCCAAGTCAATTCATGAAGGCTAATGGTATCTACAAGCTTGGAAAGATAACTCTGTTGGGTGAAAATGGAACGAGGTGGCTGGCATTTCTACTGTCAAAAGATGGACTTCTGGCTCTTGGATGTGGTTGGAAGGACTTTTGTGAGGCTAATGGCGTTAAGACAGGAGAGTCATTCACTTTGGAATGTATTTGCGAAGCTAATGACACAACTCATGTGTTTAAGTTCTGTTCCAACTCTGGAGAgtaaagacaaaaaaattagTTGGTTAGAAACATGTTAAGTGTACAATCTTTGACACTGAAACTATTGGTGTAAGAGACACGATCTTTGCAGTGCAATAGAATTGCTCTTGTGTTCCATGAAATGCCGTGATTTTTTTACTTTACAATCGTTGCTGATTCATCTGTTAGTATCAGTAGAGTTGAGGACTACACAGTGCCAAAAAAGTAACCTCCTATTCTTATTATTATGCCTAGACTTGGGTGTTTGGGGGATTCAgttgtttttctaaaaaaatttaggcTATTTATTAAGTGTTTATGAGATTTGGAATGATTTTGGTTCAGTTCTTTTggttctttgttttgttttggtagTAAAAATGGAAAACTGTAAGTACCCAAAACAATTTGCATTGAGTTTGATTACTTTTCATGCTTTTGAATAGTTTTGGATAATTCTCATATAAATATCAGATCATTTAAATAGTTCAAGTAAAACTATAGAATAGTTCGGATAATGTCAGatatttagataaaaatatctgaatattttgatttgcagttaattttggatattttagattttcagataatttttgacatttttaaataaaatatggtttaaatattttgctatttatttaaaaaataaatataactaaaaataaataatatttgtaaatatataaaatgaatttgGATTCTcagataatttataatattttcgtTTATATACCATACCAATTTGTCCCACCGCCAAAATCAGTTAAAATTGCTTTTGTAAAtacttttgtttccttttatttaaCGATAAAAACAAAAGGAAATACTTTTGTAACTTATAAAAGTGTTTGTTAGTATTGTCACCGAAAAAAATCTTTGCTaggttattttttttcttgtgttcaCCAGTTCTTCGAGACAATGGCGAAATCAACGCTTCTTCACCCACAGTTCTTCCACACACTAGTTCCTGGCTGTGGCTTCCACACTCACCTTGTAAGTTGTAACCTTCTCTCCTTctctacctttttttttttgttatcgacCAGCTTCTTAGTCATAGACATTAATCatctctttttcctttttattgttttcttgtaTAGATAACTAGGGTGGgcccgcgctacgcgcggatgtATTGCTTTTTTGAAGATATAAAActtttgtaacatttttgtaTATTCATTTGGTTGGCAGTGTGATACAATCGATTAGTCTTATCTGCACCAGCCTATTGTGTTATTCGTATATTTGCACTTTAGTACTTTTTAGAATATTTACTTAGACAACTAATTTGgttttgaaacatcaaatatAGCAATCAATCCATATATTAATTTCTGTTAAAACTTGTGGCAAATATTTTCGATACAGCACAAAATGCAAGGAACATTGATATGCATTGTTGCTGCATTTTATGGTCGAGCCGGTAAAGTCATCTCAAAGGATGGTTATGAATTTATAGACTTGCTTGAAACAGAAGCAAAGCTTGAAGTTGTTATCCATGTCAATGACATGGCAACTTATTAGTGGTTTGAGCTTCTGGATGTTTTTTTTGGTACAGAAGACGACATTAAACCGTCGTAGTGTCTCTCGTTGTTACTCAAGCAGCGGagattatattttgttaattttaactGCGGCTTATTTATGGTTTGAGCTTCCGCATGTTTTTTTGGTACAGAAGACGACATTAAATCGTCGTATTGTCTCTCGTTGTTACTCAAGCAGCAGagattatattttgttaaattttaactttatttatatttgatgtgtgtaaattttaattttgctgtcaaagatattttctaacttgttttattttaactattatcatatctttttgttatctttttttttaattcaaacaCATCTAAATCTTTTAATACGTATGACCATTTTCTTTACACTGTAATTTAAATGGGACTAATGTGTATATAATGTAATCTTATTTGGATGTGaagatattttaatatgtttgatatgttgatataatttgatttatttattgtttcatatatttttagttatagcATATCTTATTTCTTATgtgtatttattaaaataaaatagtattacAGTCACGTGTGCAAGTGAGCAAACAATAAAAACcatgttaaattttaatgaacattcaaatttttgttgttttcaaattaaaataatattagtttttacTAATTATGTTTATTCTTATTAGATATCATATACTTTCTATATGATCTATGCACtgatacttttatttatatatatattcctttaCAATGTGATAAATACATCTATATTAGTTTGGTTGTAATGCAGGTATATACACTGTTTGGTAAAATTGATTGAccccaaagaaagaaagattcaaCTTCTCAGCAACACGATCAAGAGCACCATGCACTTTATGAGATGCGAACGGCACTTTATGCAatttgaagaattttttttcctaaaaccATTTTTGTCACCATCACCTGTCAGAAAATGCACAATATGGTGACTAAATCTATGACAGATGTGTCTTAAAGCTAAAAAACCAAGAAAATTTGTAAGATATCTATTCACAAACATACCATCACTTGCAACTCAGAAATTAGGTCCATCGCTACGATACATGACATCAACCCAAGTtgcatatcttttttttttttaataatatgcaaaatttattcaaGAAAATGCTTTTTTGTATACACCATGtgtaacttgttttttttttttgtttaaactaaaaccttCTATCTAAAAGAGAACCTTACACccaacatataatttgaaatttatgcTTGTGAAACAAACTATAGCTGCAAAAGAGCTTCATGGTTTTGACTCCCCATTGCTAAGATAGACAGGCAATTGTTCttgttgacaaaaagaaaagaaaaaaaaacaggcaATTGTTCTTGACTTGGTGTTCTATACACTGGCAATTTGCGTATCTATATATAAGAcggtttataaaattatatactaaGTGTATATGGTGAGTCTTCCCCTAAGTTTTTTTCTTACGTCAAATTAGGATCTGGATGGCCATCTTCTAGAGGAACTCCATTGGAAATTGAATCCTACAAAACTTTCCAACATCAATCATTTAAAATCTCCAGAGGTTCGAAAAATGAATGTAATATACATCTTAGTGACCAAGACATACTGGTTTGGCTCCAAGATAATCGACAAAATTTGGTCTCGCATAAGAACCAGTAACAGCATGCATGGCAACAAAATGAACCTAAAAGCAAGGGAAAAAACATAAACAGAAGGCTTAGTTTTGGTTCTTAGCATGTTGACAAACTCTTCAGCCAGGCTAAAGGTGCACATAATAGGAACAACGCACACAAAAGTTCATAAAAAGCTTCGGGATGAAGGAATATCATATACCCAAAACGTGATCTTGAAAGAAGACCTCCACTAAGGCCAAAATCAAACACATTCTGCAGACCATGAGCATATTTGTTAAGTGTAATTGACTTGAGAGAAAcagagtaagaaaaaaaaaacaataaacgaAGGCTAAAAAGCAGAGTAATAAAATCTTTATACGTTGAAACCTTCGCTTACATCAAAACTGGtctccaaaagaaacagagtgagaaaaaacaataaaactaaGGCTGAAAAAGCAGAGTTATAAATATTTCTCCGTTAAAAGCTTTTCACTTACACAAAAGTCTCCTCCCAATACTATACGTCTCTTTCTTGACCTCCACTTTCTCTCTCACTTCCTTCACCTCTGTCTAAAATGGAAAAAGCCATGGTTCCGATTTGCAAGAAAGACCTTGTTTACCGGCCATTGGAGATGCCTCTTGAGCCGATGGAGTTCCTTACTTACTCCCGGAGCCAAAGCTTTAACACTTTTGAATCATCAGTTTCTACTCTCCAAAACAGAAGAAGAACCCATCTCCGGCAAAGGTGATATAGTCGGGAAGAGAATGATGAGGGTATACCCTTTGGTTTCGAGCACCTCTGAATCCTCAGATTTTCCTGTCCAAAACAGAGAGAAGAACCCATCTCTGGCCAGCCTTCAGCGAGCAATATAGATGAGTTAGCCATTCAAGCGAAATAGAACTTTCTCTTAACAGCAGTTATCTCACCAATAATATATGTGTGAcgattaatattaatatcttaTATCCAGCTATATTGATGAACAGATTATAGGAGGAATACATGGAAGTTGGGTATTGGTGTTGGCTAGACCAAGCATCTCGCTGTGATTACGGAACCTGAAACATTCTTTAGGTATTGGAGAAGATGGTTCAGTTAGCAAGAGTGGTAGCGTCACTGAATCGAATCAGCAGAGAGGAGTGCGAGAGCCTGAAGTTTTGATTACACTGAGTTACATCAAAACCGGTGAAAGAATACATTGAACCGGCCGGGAGAAAAGGCCCGTAAGTTGCTAGTCGGCTCACGTTCACCTGCATAATGGTCGCCTGAAACACATTTAGAAAGAAACCATTCTTTGCAAACGGTTCAAAAATAATCATTCTGAAGACGTTTATAATAACAGGTTGAGTTTGATAATAACATGGACATGAGTTTAAGATCAGGAAaacattatgcacatgattTCAAGATAATATGAACATGCGGTTAAGATGACTATAAACAAACATGAGTTAAATCACAACCGGTTTCTAAATAAATCTCACTGAAGTAGGTCAATTGAAATCCGTATTAACAGTTTCATAATGTTTAGTATAAGAACACTATGAACATGGGTTTAATAACATAAGAAGACTATGAACATAAGCCTAAGAACATTTCTAACATCgcttttaaaaaatctttgaaCATGAGTTTTGTGAACATAAAGCAATCTGAACATGAGTTTAAGAACATAATTACCTTTGAATCCAGTAAGAGCATATCAAGAGACATCAGTTCCCCTCCACTCGGAAATTTCTGGCTTTCCAGAATCTGAGCAACGGCACTTGGACGGTGGAGGAGCCTCGGCCAGGCTTCAGATCAGAAAGGAAGATTGATGAATTAGCCATTTCACAGGTAATATACAGATTAGTGTTTTCACAGATTGAGAAGGTGATGTTCAAGTGAAGAAAGCTAACCTTTTTATAGGTGTAGTTCAGAGGTATAACTCACAATTAAAGTCAGATCGTGGTTCACGTCACCTATGGAGTTAATAAGGTGATAAATGCGATGAATAACTCGGAACGTTTCGGATTATTAGAAGTGAAGGCTATAAGACGCGATTGGAGACAAACAAAGAGATTATGCAACTCGATTTCAGTAATCCAATTACTCGAGACACCATTGATGCTGACAGATAACAGAGAGAAAAAATTTTAGATACCAGGCgttagaagaagaagacgaaccCTAGTTACGGCGTGGTAAACGATGAGGATTAAAGAGTCTATTGTTTTGGGCTTTAATTCTTAAAGTAAACAGAAAGCCCACAAATTTTTATTAGATTCTATAAATGAAACAACGCGTTTTGAATAACAGACACGTGGCGCCGTCTCCTTATTCGAATTTCCAGGCTGGATCTGACGTGGAGGGCCTAGGAAGGAGGGAAACACTcctttatataattagattccTTTAGACTTCTTCTCCAAGTATATAGAAGGAAGAAGCGTGGATAACACGGCTCACCTGAAATCTGGCTCCTCAGACAGAACCTGGCAAGTGAAGATGACTGGTCCGATACTCAGTGACGGCTGGAGAGAGTTCGCCGTAGCTCACAGTCTCCAAGCAGGCCACCTCATCCTTGTCAGATACGAAGGAGATATGGTCTTTCATGTTACGGACTGCCGTGAGATTCCAAGCAACAACAATAAGCATTCGCACCCAAGAACAGATGTTGATGATCttcctaagaagaagaagagagcgaAGACTAACAGTAATGAAACAGAAGCGGATTCTTCTTCATTAGACAACTCATGTTTTGTGGCCACTGTCACAGCTTTCAATCTACTCATAGATACACTGGTATTGTGcatttatcattttatcttACTAATATAGTTTCATCACTCACTTAATCTGACTCTTGTGGTGTTTGCAGTATCTTCCTCAACACTTCACAAGCACAAACGGTCTTACAAGGGAATCCCACAAGATTGTTTTAATAGATGGAGAGGGAAGATCATGGACACTGGATCTGAGGTTCAACGCCTCATCAGATACTTTTTACATGACCCGGGGTTGGAGAAGTTTCTGTGAAGAAAACGGCCAAGAAGCTGGAGGCTTCTTTACGTTTAAACTTGTCGGAAACGGGGAAACTCTTGTGCTAAGTTTCCGCCCTACAGAATCTATCAGTAGTACAATGCAAAGAGACTCTTCTCAAGAAGAGGACACAGAATGGGAGAGTGATGAAGACGAGCCGTTAATGCAGACAGAAAATAAGAAGAAGTGTAATCCAAAACGAAGAGCTGTGCCATATTCATCATACTCACCATGTCACAAGAGATTCTTAACATTTACACTTCCACCTGATTGTTTCAGAATTGAACGTTTGGTaagttttagaaaagaaaaaatgaacaaCTCTTGATAATGtctcttatttttttgataGGTGGTTGCACCTCTTTGCCGGAAACCCAAACATTATAAATAGTCTCTCTTGTTTTGAATCCTAGTGGCGGAGTGCCTACTAGACACTCCTTTACCACTAGACCAACCTATTTGGTATCATGTCTCCTATtaatcctctgttttttttgtatctACAGAGTCTTCCAAAGCAATTCTTGAGGGAGAATGGCATAAACAAGCCTGGAGAGATATGTCTATTAGATAAAGATGGTATGAAGTGGCCCACAAGCCTTCTACGAGACAAGAAAGGAATAATGAGTTTGGGAAAAGGTTGGAAAGAATTTGTCAAATCAAACGGCTTAGCTTCTGGATTCACACTCAAGTTAATATGGGAAGACACAACTCCTGCGTTTAGTTTGTGCTGTCCAGAATCCACCAGTGACAAAGAGCAACAAGAGTATTTCAAACATATCAAGAAACAGTCTCTTTACATAGATCCTAGCAACAACGGAGACAATAGCAGCAAGGATTCATCTCCATCAAGCCATAACCCATTGGTAACAATAAAAATCAGACCCGACCTTCTCACATGTAATAGAATGGTACGTTCTAACTCCTTGTACTCTTTTAGTAGTCAATCACATTTAagataatacaatattttaactGTTCCTTTGAAATACTTTTCCAGCGTCTTCCAAAGCAATTCGTGATGGAAAGCAACATGAACAAGCCTGGAGTGATATATCTGTTGGGCAAAGATGATACAAAGTGGACGACAAAGCTTGTGAAGGAAAGAGACGGGAGAATGAAACTGGGAAGTGGCTGGACAGTTTTTGCTGAAGCAAACGGCTTTAAGACAGGCGAGTCCGTTACGTTGGAGTCAATATGGGAAGATGGGACTCCTATGATCAGGTTTCTCCGTACAGGTTCTAACAGTTCAGAAACTAAGAAGAATGAGTCGGTTTCCACGGAAGTCACAGAGCCTAAAACGAGTGGTTCATCTTCAGAGATCCATGACCGGTTCGTGACATTAACACTATTACCTGAAGATGTCAAAGCCGGTGTACTGGTAAGTTCGTCAAGCAACTCTTGTATCagacatgaattatatatagtTTCTGTCTTGAAATTCTAATTTGGTAATGAGATGTGTGtttgttcaaatattttttttttggtagattattCCTAGTCAGCTCTTGGAGGCTAATGGCGTCAACAAACTTGGGAAGATAACTATTTTGGGTGAAAACAAAATGGAGTTGTCAGGATATCTATTGTCAAGAGGTGGAACTGTTGCTTTGGAAAATGGTTGGGGTGAGTTTTGTGAAGCTAATGGCGTAAAGCTAGGAGAGTCTTTCACTTTGGAGTTCATTAAGAAACCAGACAAAACAACTCATGTATTCAAGTTTTGTTCTATAGGGAGACTAACAAATAGTCACCAAAATGTTAATTAGATATAGAAGTTGTTCCAGGTGGTGACAACTCTTCATCCTCCATGGTAGTAAATCAGAGCACATTTTTTACTAATGATATACCTAATATTATCAGTGACTGTGAGTAAACAAATGCCAAAGTTAATAGACAATaaaacctttttattttgtcaacaGATAGTAAAATCTAACAACTGTCACGTAATTTATTACATTTTCATTTGTTTGCAAACCGTCAGGACTGATCAGTTATGTTATTTATTGCCCATCACTCCTGTCCTGGACACTTAGCTGCAATGTCCTCGACTATGTCATGCCCTCGGATCAATAGCTTATATTCTTGTTTTGACTTTGTTAGTAACATAATATAAGCAGAAACTATTCTTCCACATGATCTTCAGTGATAACATGAACAAagtttttagtcaaaaaaaaaaaataacatgaaCAAAGTGTTATTACtgtttcaaccaaaaaaaaaaacagagaaaatgttAAAGAGTACTTCAGATCATGATTGTTCAGTTACTTTAGCTCACTCTTAATATCTGAAGTCAAATCTCACTTTTGAGTTTATCGAAACGCATGGAGACTAGTAGAGTGCACGTGTCTTCCGCTGAACCCAAGCACTTAAATGAAGATACagaaatcaataaaaacaaatagctcagcaataaatttacaaaagaaaactCTCAACTCTGAGCTTGGTGAAATGTTGTGTTTCTTACACACTTTCCACCATGAAATTTAGAGGTAGAGGGTAAGAGATCTAGAAACTTGGAGAACATGGTGAATCAACATTTCTTTCAGCCTCTTCTTCCCGGCTTCCACAGCCACTTGGTACTCaatctctcttctttcttttaaaaGTCTTTCTATGAGAAGCTAATTTAGAAAGATGGTTCTGGTTTTGTATATGCATGCATGTTGCTTCAGACCATTCCTGTAGCCCTTCTGCTCCAAGCATGTAGAAGGAAGAAAAAATGAGCACATGACTACGGCGAAGCTGAGATCAGACGTATCGGACGATATAACCTGGAAAGTGAAGATAGAAGATGGCCGGAAACTCACTGATGGTTGGAAAGAGTTCGCTCTCGCGCACGATCTACGAGTTGGTGACATTGTCATTTTCAGACAAGAGAAAGACATGGCTTTCCACGTTACAATGTTCGGACCCAGTTGCTGTGAGATTCAGTATGGATCGCGTTTGAACAAGAACAAGCTCAATCTCAGTGAGTTGTTTACAATACGGAACCAGCTTTGATTATGAcaaattgaatttttatttttgatctttctttttttcaggTAAGATtcaaaacaagaagaaagtgaagaagaagaataagaaaagatatataAAGTCTTCTTCACTAGATCCCTCTTGTTTTGTGAATAATGTCAGGCCTTCAAGCCTCCGAGATAACAGACTGGTACTCTAGTACTCCTAACTCGAACTAAAAACTCTTATTATAGTGTCTGAATTTGATCAAAACCATGTTCTGTTGTAATGAATTTCCAGACTCTTCCAAAGCGTTTTGTGAGGGAAAATGGTCTAGAGACAAGATGTGGAGAGATTGTTCTAATGAATGAAAAGGGTAGATCATGGACTTTGAATTTGAGCCGAAAGGATTCATGTGGAACTATGTATATCACAGGAGGATGGAAAAGCTTCTGTAATGCCAGTGGACTTAGAACTGGCAGTTTATTTACTTTCAAACTGATCAAAAGAGGAGACAGTCTGGTTCTACTCAAGTCCCCCTCCTCCACAAAGCCTGCAGAAGAAGATTGCTTAGAAGCTTATGAGAGAGAGCCGGACAGCGAAGAAAAGAGCAACCAAGACA
The nucleotide sequence above comes from Brassica napus cultivar Da-Ae chromosome A9, Da-Ae, whole genome shotgun sequence. Encoded proteins:
- the LOC125578526 gene encoding B3 domain-containing protein REM13-like; the encoded protein is MSPINPLFFLYLQSLPKQFLRENGINKPGEICLLDKDGMKWPTSLLRDKKGIMSLGKGWKEFVKSNGLASGFTLKLIWEDTTPAFSLCCPESTSDKEQQEYFKHIKKQSLYIDPSNNGDNSSKDSSPSSHNPLVTIKIRPDLLTCNRMRLPKQFVMESNMNKPGVIYLLGKDDTKWTTKLVKERDGRMKLGSGWTVFAEANGFKTGESVTLESIWEDGTPMIRFLRTGSNSSETKKNESVSTEVTEPKTSGSSSEIHDRFVTLTLLPEDVKAGVLIIPSQLLEANGVNKLGKITILGENKMELSGYLLSRGGTVALENGWGEFCEANGVKLGESFTLEFIKKPDKTTHVFKFCSIGRLTNSHQNVN
- the LOC106363685 gene encoding LOW QUALITY PROTEIN: B3 domain-containing protein REM14 (The sequence of the model RefSeq protein was modified relative to this genomic sequence to represent the inferred CDS: deleted 1 base in 1 codon), whose translation is MVNQHFFQPLLPGFHSHLTIPVALLLKHVEGRKNEHMTTAKLRSDVSDDITWKVKIEDGRKLTDGWKEFALAHDLRVGDIVIFRQEKDMAFHVTMFGPSCCEIQYGSRLNKNKLNLSKIQNKKKVKKKNKKRYIKSSSLDPSCFVNNVRPSSLRDNRLTLPKRFVRENGLETRCGEIVLMNEKGRSWTLNLSRKDSCGTMYITGGWKSFCNASGLRTGSLFTFKLIKRGDSLVLLKSPSSTKPAEEDCLEAYEREPDSEEKSNQDKKPRLLWKASTSSPSQKKPRSLWKASTSSPSQNLFLTLTLKISDVKNSRLFIPVNFTRLHGINKETKMAMLDKNGVKWSTSLRSETSGGDRIRLVGGWKEFFKANCVEIGESIIVKLIWEGDKSCVLEFYSKVKQETK